Proteins encoded within one genomic window of Candidatus Neomarinimicrobiota bacterium:
- a CDS encoding MFS transporter yields the protein MKGKRKMIWSWALYDWANSAFATTVMAGFFPIFFKEYWANPDNPSESTFYLGMANSAAAVIVALLAPLLGAIADRGTAKKKFLAVFALLGIVMTGGLWMVDQGFWQLAVLIYVGAAVGFSGGNIFYDSLLPGVASKGEADQVSSLGFALGYVGGGILFLLNVVMYLRPESFGIPDSTVAIKLSFVTVAVWWAVFSVPVFIFVEEPKIYSAVPLKKAITLGWSQLRNTLLHIRHLKVVGMFLLAYWFYIDGVDTIVKMAVDYGKSLNFSNSVLLTALLVVQFVAFPAALVYGWFATKIGTKQAVMVGILAYSFITILAYFMADEWHFYVLAVVVGLFQGGIQALSRSLYFRIIPEEKAAQFFGFYNMLGKFAAVLGPAMMGTVTLLTDSARLGILAILILFGTGAIFLSKVDFEEGERMARQYLAK from the coding sequence ATGAAAGGAAAGAGGAAGATGATCTGGAGTTGGGCGTTGTATGACTGGGCCAACTCCGCATTCGCCACCACCGTGATGGCGGGCTTTTTCCCTATCTTTTTCAAAGAATACTGGGCCAACCCGGATAATCCTTCCGAAAGTACCTTCTATCTCGGTATGGCAAATTCGGCTGCTGCTGTCATCGTTGCTCTTCTGGCTCCCTTGCTGGGCGCCATCGCGGACCGCGGGACGGCGAAGAAGAAGTTTCTCGCTGTCTTTGCTTTGCTGGGCATCGTTATGACAGGAGGGCTCTGGATGGTCGACCAGGGATTCTGGCAACTGGCCGTCCTCATCTACGTGGGTGCAGCAGTCGGTTTTTCGGGTGGAAATATTTTCTATGATTCGCTCCTTCCGGGAGTAGCGTCTAAGGGTGAGGCTGACCAGGTCTCCTCCCTGGGATTCGCACTGGGATATGTGGGTGGAGGAATTCTTTTCCTTCTGAATGTCGTTATGTATCTGCGACCTGAATCATTTGGGATTCCCGATTCCACCGTAGCCATTAAGCTCTCTTTTGTCACCGTCGCTGTCTGGTGGGCAGTCTTCTCTGTTCCTGTGTTCATTTTTGTAGAAGAACCCAAAATATACAGTGCCGTGCCCTTGAAAAAAGCTATCACGTTGGGATGGAGCCAGCTCAGGAACACCCTGTTACATATACGGCACCTCAAGGTTGTGGGCATGTTCCTCCTTGCGTACTGGTTTTACATCGATGGGGTAGACACCATTGTCAAGATGGCTGTGGATTATGGAAAATCGCTGAATTTTTCGAACAGCGTCTTACTTACTGCCTTGCTGGTTGTTCAGTTTGTGGCCTTCCCTGCAGCCCTGGTCTACGGCTGGTTTGCCACTAAGATAGGAACGAAGCAGGCAGTGATGGTTGGCATTCTGGCTTACAGTTTTATTACGATTCTGGCCTATTTCATGGCTGACGAGTGGCATTTCTATGTGTTGGCGGTAGTCGTGGGACTTTTTCAGGGAGGGATTCAGGCGTTGAGCAGGAGTCTCTATTTCCGGATCATTCCAGAGGAGAAAGCCGCCCAATTCTTTGGATTCTACAATATGCTGGGGAAGTTTGCCGCCGTATTGGGACCCGCAATGATGGGGACGGTTACCCTGCTGACGGACAGCGCCCGGCTGGGTATTCTGGCCATTCTGATTCTATTTGGAACGGGCGCGATCTTTCTTTCAAAGGTCGATTTTGAAGAGGGCGAACGGATGGCCCGTCAATATCTGGCCAAGTGA
- a CDS encoding DUF1343 domain-containing protein codes for MTIHLFHLFTAILILTGLSRSQDFENSSVTSVPELEFYPGVFTGLDVLQEMQFKPLSGLNLAILTNQTSVNREGIHLLDLLASRGEEIQVEVIFTPQHGFLANATQEVTVAEAGYESFHGAPVRRLWGGEMRPKINDLAKVDLILVDFQDPGTRFFSFMTTATKVMEIAAFLDIAVMVLDRPNPMNGIVIDGPIVRSQYQSYLGYHLVPIRHGLTVGEYSIMINESGWIRQGDRVALNVVPMVNWKREMWMDETGIPWVHVATNIPDLTTLLAYMGMGLIEGTNLSCGVGTDSPYLLVGAPWIREKIIVESLRRKGLEGVEFSPAVFNPDSLSTIVSRPRYRGEKCGGVRILITDREKFSPILTAATILSVVSAHYPRRFRWEDEAYVDKLYGHDYLRIFLAQERDPFKLPATWSHDVMKFSQFRKKFLLY; via the coding sequence GTGACGATTCATCTGTTTCACCTATTTACCGCTATTTTAATACTAACGGGTTTGAGCAGATCACAGGATTTTGAAAACTCAAGCGTTACGTCTGTTCCGGAGCTCGAGTTTTATCCCGGGGTTTTCACGGGTCTGGATGTCCTGCAAGAAATGCAGTTCAAGCCGCTGTCAGGTTTGAATCTGGCGATCCTGACGAATCAGACATCGGTAAACCGTGAAGGTATTCATCTTCTCGATCTCCTTGCATCCCGGGGGGAAGAAATTCAGGTAGAAGTCATCTTTACACCGCAACACGGATTTCTGGCGAACGCCACTCAGGAGGTCACCGTTGCAGAGGCGGGCTACGAATCGTTTCACGGGGCCCCCGTGAGGCGGTTGTGGGGAGGGGAAATGAGGCCGAAAATCAACGATCTTGCGAAGGTGGATCTCATCCTTGTGGATTTCCAGGATCCGGGCACACGGTTTTTCAGTTTTATGACGACGGCGACCAAGGTCATGGAGATCGCAGCGTTTCTTGACATTGCTGTTATGGTCCTCGACAGGCCGAATCCGATGAATGGTATTGTCATCGATGGACCCATCGTCCGTTCACAGTATCAGTCATACCTGGGATATCATCTCGTCCCCATCCGTCACGGTCTCACAGTTGGTGAATATTCGATCATGATCAACGAATCGGGGTGGATTCGTCAGGGCGACCGGGTTGCACTCAACGTTGTGCCCATGGTGAACTGGAAGCGGGAGATGTGGATGGATGAAACGGGTATCCCCTGGGTACATGTGGCGACGAACATACCGGACCTGACTACTCTATTGGCATATATGGGAATGGGGCTTATCGAGGGAACAAATCTGTCTTGCGGCGTGGGAACAGACAGCCCGTATCTTCTGGTCGGAGCCCCGTGGATTCGAGAGAAGATAATTGTCGAGAGCTTGAGGAGAAAGGGTTTGGAAGGAGTTGAATTCTCCCCGGCCGTATTCAATCCTGATTCCCTCTCGACCATTGTTTCGCGCCCTCGCTACCGCGGGGAGAAATGTGGAGGCGTTCGAATCCTCATTACAGACCGGGAGAAGTTCTCTCCCATCCTCACAGCCGCCACCATATTGTCTGTTGTATCGGCTCATTACCCCCGAAGATTTCGGTGGGAGGATGAGGCCTACGTGGATAAACTTTATGGTCATGATTACTTGAGAATCTTCCTGGCTCAGGAAAGAGATCCTTTCAAGCTTCCCGCCACCTGGTCTCATGATGTGATGAAGTTCAGTCAATTTCGCAAGAAGTTCCTGCTTTATTGA
- a CDS encoding sodium:solute symporter — MHPLDFIVLFAYLTVVTGIALWAGRKQTSAQSFFLADRNLPWWMIMLSVVATETSVLTFLSVPGIAYQSDLGFLQLAIGYILGRWVVARLLLPHYFEQGIESTYEFILNRWGPGVQRLTSLVFLITRILADGVRLFMTAIPLALITGWSYPFSILVIGIFTLIYTLVGGIRSVIWADSIQFGIYLVGALVAFMTIHSLVDGGWGAIFQSAGAAGKLRLFHLSIHGGIRDILFHPYHFITAVLGGVFLSMASHGTDHLMVQRLMAARDVVAGRKALIGSGFLVFFQFAIFLVLGSGLWVLYGGEEINSNEVFSKFMVEAIPVGLTGLILAAIFSAAMSTLSSSINALASSTLTDWIKSARPERYNLAVSRLLSVFWALVLIGGASLFTSQKSPLVEVGLTIASFTYGGLLGFFVLGRAKRRFRQTSVVIGFVSSLVVISLVRGLTEIAWPWFTVMGMGTMIIVSRLIEWLSQDLRDA, encoded by the coding sequence ATGCACCCTCTCGACTTCATCGTCCTTTTTGCATACCTGACGGTTGTAACCGGAATAGCCCTCTGGGCGGGTCGAAAGCAAACTTCGGCCCAGAGTTTTTTCCTGGCGGACAGAAACCTCCCATGGTGGATGATTATGCTCTCGGTGGTGGCCACCGAAACTTCCGTGCTCACTTTCTTGAGCGTACCGGGGATCGCTTACCAGTCCGATCTGGGCTTTCTGCAACTCGCCATCGGGTATATTCTCGGAAGATGGGTCGTTGCCAGACTTCTACTTCCACACTATTTCGAGCAGGGAATCGAATCGACTTATGAATTCATTCTGAACAGGTGGGGACCCGGAGTCCAGCGCTTGACCTCGCTGGTTTTTCTTATTACCCGCATTCTTGCCGATGGTGTTCGCCTGTTCATGACAGCAATTCCTCTGGCGCTCATTACCGGCTGGTCATACCCCTTTTCAATTCTTGTCATAGGCATATTTACTTTGATTTACACCCTGGTCGGCGGCATCCGGTCCGTCATCTGGGCCGATTCAATCCAGTTTGGGATATATCTGGTGGGTGCTCTTGTTGCCTTTATGACCATTCACAGCCTTGTCGATGGCGGCTGGGGAGCCATTTTTCAGTCTGCTGGCGCCGCCGGAAAACTCCGTCTATTTCACCTTTCAATTCACGGGGGAATAAGAGACATCCTCTTTCATCCCTATCACTTCATTACCGCTGTTCTGGGGGGAGTTTTCCTCTCCATGGCCTCCCACGGTACGGATCACCTGATGGTCCAACGGCTGATGGCGGCACGTGATGTGGTTGCCGGGCGGAAAGCATTAATTGGAAGCGGCTTTCTGGTCTTCTTTCAGTTTGCCATTTTCCTGGTACTGGGTTCTGGTCTCTGGGTGCTGTACGGGGGGGAGGAGATCAATTCCAACGAAGTCTTTTCAAAGTTCATGGTTGAGGCAATTCCCGTCGGGTTGACCGGTCTCATTCTTGCTGCAATCTTTTCAGCGGCCATGTCGACCCTCAGCTCCTCAATCAACGCTCTTGCCTCATCGACCCTAACCGATTGGATCAAATCGGCACGCCCCGAAAGGTACAATCTGGCCGTGTCCCGGCTCCTTTCGGTTTTCTGGGCATTGGTCCTTATCGGTGGTGCCTCTCTTTTTACCTCTCAGAAAAGTCCTCTTGTTGAAGTGGGGCTGACAATCGCCTCATTCACATATGGGGGACTTCTTGGGTTCTTCGTGCTGGGACGGGCGAAACGCCGCTTCAGACAAACTTCCGTTGTGATCGGGTTTGTTTCCTCACTGGTCGTCATAAGCCTCGTCAGGGGTCTCACTGAAATCGCCTGGCCGTGGTTCACGGTAATGGGAATGGGGACGATGATTATTGTGTCACGATTGATCGAATGGCTGTCCCAAGATCTAAGAGATGCCTAA